The following proteins come from a genomic window of Streptomyces sp. NBC_00539:
- a CDS encoding polyprenyl synthetase family protein: MNPGNPAVENTGGSVGTAGGEAADTLALLERGRTLSTPVLRAAVDRLAAPMDTVAAYHFGWIDAQGNPADGDQGKAVRPALALLSAEAAGVAAEVGIPGAVAVELVHNFSLLHDDLMDGDEQRRHRDTVWKVHGPAQAILVGDALFALANEVLLELGTVEAGRAARRLTTATRKLIDGQAQDISYEHRERVSVEECLEMEGNKTGALLACAVSIGAVLGGADDRTADKLEEYGYHLGLAFQAVDDLLGIWGDPEATGKQTWSDLRQRKKSLPVVAALAAGGPACEELARLLAADAKSNDFENFSEEEFAARAALIEEAGGRRWTADEARRQHAVAIRALDDVDMPQRVRDQLVALADFVVVRKR, translated from the coding sequence GTGAACCCGGGGAATCCGGCTGTCGAGAACACCGGCGGCAGCGTGGGCACGGCCGGTGGGGAGGCAGCGGACACGCTGGCGCTCCTGGAACGCGGCCGCACGCTGTCCACCCCCGTGCTCCGCGCCGCCGTCGACCGGCTCGCGGCACCCATGGACACCGTCGCCGCCTACCACTTCGGCTGGATCGACGCCCAGGGCAACCCCGCGGACGGCGACCAGGGCAAGGCCGTGCGCCCCGCCCTCGCACTGCTCTCCGCCGAAGCGGCGGGCGTCGCCGCAGAGGTCGGCATCCCCGGCGCCGTGGCCGTCGAACTCGTCCACAACTTCTCGCTGCTGCACGACGACCTGATGGACGGCGACGAACAGCGCCGCCACCGCGACACGGTGTGGAAAGTGCACGGCCCCGCTCAGGCCATCCTCGTCGGCGACGCGCTGTTCGCCCTCGCCAACGAGGTCCTGCTGGAGCTGGGCACCGTCGAGGCGGGCCGGGCGGCGCGCCGGCTGACCACCGCCACCCGCAAACTCATCGACGGCCAGGCGCAGGACATCTCCTACGAGCACCGCGAGCGGGTCAGCGTCGAGGAGTGCCTGGAGATGGAGGGCAACAAGACCGGCGCCCTGCTCGCCTGCGCGGTCTCCATCGGCGCCGTCCTCGGCGGCGCGGACGACCGTACCGCCGACAAGCTGGAGGAGTACGGGTACCACCTCGGCCTGGCCTTCCAGGCCGTCGACGACCTGCTCGGCATCTGGGGCGACCCCGAAGCCACCGGCAAGCAGACCTGGAGCGACCTGCGCCAGCGCAAGAAGTCCCTGCCGGTCGTCGCCGCGCTCGCGGCGGGCGGACCCGCCTGCGAGGAACTGGCCCGGCTGCTGGCCGCCGACGCCAAGAGCAACGACTTCGAGAACTTCTCGGAAGAGGAGTTCGCCGCCCGCGCCGCCCTCATCGAGGAGGCGGGCGGACGCCGGTGGACCGCCGACGAGGCCCGCCGCCAGCACGCCGTGGCGATCCGCGCCCTCGACGACGTCGATATGCCGCAGCGGGTGCGCGACCAGCTCGTCGCCCTCGCCGACTTCGTCGTCGTGCGCAAGAGGTGA
- the hpnD gene encoding presqualene diphosphate synthase HpnD: MSAPISAAYSYCEAVTGTQARNFAYGIRLLPTDKRQAMSALYAFSRRVDDIGDGTLPADAKLVRLEETRALLGRIRAEEIEEDDTDPVAVALAHAARRFPIPLGGLDELIDGVLMDVRGETYETWDDLKVYCRCVAGAIGRLSLGVFGTAPGAADADRAPEYADTLGLALQLTNILRDVREDAGNGRTYLPSEDLAKFGCSDGFRTDRAPAGADFAGLVHHEVRRARALFAEGYRLLPMLDRRSGACVAAMAGIYRRLLDRIEREPEAVLRGRVSLPTREKAYVAVRGLSGLDARTISRQSTRRRS, translated from the coding sequence TTGTCCGCACCGATTTCCGCGGCCTACAGCTACTGCGAGGCCGTCACCGGAACCCAGGCGCGCAACTTCGCGTACGGCATCCGCCTGCTGCCCACGGACAAGCGGCAGGCGATGTCCGCGCTGTACGCCTTCTCCCGCCGCGTCGACGACATCGGTGACGGCACGCTGCCCGCGGACGCCAAGCTCGTCCGGCTCGAAGAGACCCGTGCCCTGCTCGGCCGTATCCGCGCCGAGGAGATCGAGGAGGACGACACCGACCCGGTCGCCGTCGCCCTCGCCCACGCCGCGCGCCGCTTCCCGATCCCCCTCGGCGGACTCGACGAACTCATCGACGGAGTCCTGATGGACGTCCGCGGCGAGACCTACGAGACCTGGGACGACCTCAAGGTCTACTGCCGCTGCGTGGCCGGCGCCATCGGACGGCTCTCCCTCGGCGTCTTCGGCACCGCACCCGGCGCCGCCGACGCGGACCGCGCCCCCGAGTACGCCGACACCCTGGGCCTCGCGCTCCAACTGACCAACATCCTGCGCGACGTGCGCGAGGACGCCGGCAACGGACGCACCTACCTGCCCTCCGAGGACCTCGCCAAGTTCGGCTGCTCCGACGGCTTCCGCACCGACCGGGCCCCCGCCGGCGCCGACTTCGCCGGGCTCGTCCACCACGAAGTCCGGCGCGCCCGCGCCCTGTTCGCCGAGGGATACCGGCTGCTGCCCATGCTCGACCGGCGCAGCGGGGCCTGCGTGGCCGCCATGGCCGGCATCTACCGGCGCCTCCTGGACCGCATCGAACGCGAACCCGAGGCCGTCCTGCGCGGACGCGTCTCACTGCCGACCCGCGAGAAGGCGTACGTCGCCGTCCGGGGCCTGTCCGGCCTCGACGCGCGGACCATCTCCCGCCAGAGCACCAGGAGGCGGAGCTGA
- the hpnE gene encoding hydroxysqualene dehydroxylase HpnE has product MSANHAVVVGGGLAGVTAALELAGAGLRVTLLESRPRLGGLAFSFKRGDLTVDNGQHVYLRCCTAYRWFLDRIGGAALAPLQERLDVPVLDVARPGGPRLGRLRRSALPVPLHLASSLARYPHLSLAERAGVGRAALALRRLDPTDPALDGVDFATWLGRYGQSPRAIEALWDLVGIATLNATADQSSLGLAAMVFKTGLLSENGAADIGWATVPLGDLHDTLARKELDAAGVRTELRARVTGISRSQDGNWRVDTETEALDAATVVLAVPQREAHGLLPAGALADPDKLLDIGTAPILNVHVVYDRKVLRRPFFAALGSPVQWVFDRTDASGLTDGGQYLALSQSAAQEDIDEPVSVLRTKYLPELERLLPAARGAKVRDFFVTRERTATFAPTPGVGRLRPGFRTDTPGLYLAGAWTATGWPATMESAVRSGVGAAHAALAALGRHRENPLQEAA; this is encoded by the coding sequence ATGAGCGCGAACCACGCGGTGGTCGTCGGCGGCGGCCTCGCCGGTGTCACCGCCGCCCTCGAACTGGCTGGCGCCGGGCTGCGGGTGACCCTCCTGGAGAGCCGGCCCCGGCTCGGCGGCCTCGCCTTCTCCTTCAAGCGCGGCGACCTCACCGTCGACAACGGCCAGCACGTCTACCTCCGCTGCTGCACCGCCTACCGCTGGTTCCTCGACCGCATCGGCGGCGCCGCCCTCGCACCGCTGCAGGAGCGGCTCGACGTCCCCGTGCTCGACGTCGCCCGCCCCGGCGGCCCGCGCCTGGGCCGGCTGCGCCGCAGCGCCCTGCCCGTCCCCCTGCACCTGGCGTCCTCCCTGGCCCGCTATCCGCACCTGTCCCTCGCCGAGCGGGCGGGCGTCGGGCGCGCCGCCCTCGCCCTGCGCCGCCTCGACCCCACCGACCCGGCGCTCGACGGAGTCGACTTCGCGACCTGGCTCGGCCGCTACGGCCAGTCCCCGCGCGCCATCGAGGCACTGTGGGACCTCGTCGGCATCGCCACCCTCAACGCCACCGCCGACCAGTCCTCGCTGGGACTCGCGGCGATGGTCTTCAAGACCGGCCTGCTGTCCGAGAACGGCGCCGCCGACATCGGCTGGGCCACCGTCCCGCTCGGTGACCTGCACGACACGCTCGCCCGCAAGGAACTCGACGCCGCCGGCGTACGCACCGAACTGCGCGCCCGCGTCACCGGCATCTCCCGTTCGCAGGACGGGAACTGGCGCGTGGACACCGAGACCGAGGCGCTGGACGCCGCCACCGTCGTCCTCGCCGTCCCGCAGCGCGAGGCCCACGGACTGCTCCCGGCAGGGGCGCTGGCCGACCCCGACAAGCTCCTCGACATCGGCACCGCCCCCATCCTCAACGTCCACGTCGTCTACGACCGCAAGGTGCTCCGGCGCCCCTTCTTCGCCGCGCTGGGCTCCCCGGTCCAGTGGGTCTTCGACCGCACCGACGCCTCCGGACTCACCGACGGCGGCCAGTACCTGGCCCTGTCCCAGTCCGCCGCCCAGGAAGACATCGACGAACCGGTCTCCGTCCTGCGGACCAAGTACCTGCCCGAACTGGAGCGGCTGCTTCCGGCCGCACGCGGGGCGAAGGTACGGGACTTCTTCGTCACCCGCGAACGCACCGCCACCTTCGCCCCCACCCCGGGCGTCGGCCGGCTCCGCCCCGGATTCCGGACCGACACGCCGGGGCTGTATCTCGCCGGTGCGTGGACCGCCACCGGTTGGCCCGCGACCATGGAGAGCGCCGTCCGCAGCGGAGTGGGCGCGGCACACGCCGCACTCGCCGCGCTCGGCCGCCACCGCGAAAACCCCCTGCAAGAGGCGGCATGA